A single Triticum dicoccoides isolate Atlit2015 ecotype Zavitan chromosome 2A, WEW_v2.0, whole genome shotgun sequence DNA region contains:
- the LOC119357583 gene encoding putative FBD-associated F-box protein At5g53635, protein MADLRPFTNVDPATAAALRRNGCDPHEVDQFVEHVLAYIYTLVPRPPFTHSGRLTALAASTDGVDRISSLPDELLRNIVARLPVKDAACTAVLSTCWRTLWRSTPLVLSDAHLLPDGHVWPPTRANSPAVTAAMSRILEAHPGPFHCVNLVCSHMNGYLARLARWIQLLAAKGVQDLVLVNRPWPQDVPLPATLFSVSTLTSLYIGFWKLPSMDVLRGASFPHLVELGICSVEMEHGAVESLVARSPVLEILNIEGCRRELRLRLVSQSLRCVQICSSVVENITMVKAPCLERLILSDRVGRGAFRVRIVNAPKLHTFGFLEPGQVLEVGKTAIMLGIEASTSTMLTTVKILSLNVRFGVRSDVEMVPTFLRCFPNVERLHIMSKRCDQPIGNHLTRKFWEESGPIENVVSRIHTMCLREFRGDTSEVGFLEFFFGSARSLRSAFILMANPLFTPYSTKEADAKVRHSCRNMVSESSYQFVVVNQGQPGGAPWNFKTGADFSFPDPFSFATGVFQA, encoded by the exons ATGGCCGACCTGAGACCGTTCACCAACGTTGATCCTGCGACGGCGGCCGCATTGCGGCGCAATGGCTGTGACCCGCACGAGGTGGACCAATTCGTGGAGCACGTGCTAGCGTACATCTACACCCTCGTCCCTCGCCCGCCGTTCACCCACAGCGGCCGGCTCACGGCCCTCGCCGCCTCCACTGACGGCGTCGAccgcatcagcagcctccccgacgagctCCTGCGCAACATCGTCGCTCGCCTCCCCGTCAAGGACGCCGCGTGCACCGCCGTGCTCTCCACCTGCTGGCGCACGCTCTGGCGCTCCACGCCCCTCGTCCTCAGCGACGCCCACCTCCTCCCCGACGGCCACGTCTGGCCTCCTACGCGCGCCAACTCGCCGGCCGTCACCGCGGCCATGTCCCGCATCCTCGAAGCGCACCCGGGGCCCTTCCACTGCGTCAATCTCGTCTGCAGCCACATGAATGGCTACCTTGCCCGGCTCGCGCGCTGGATCCAGCTCCTCGCCGCCAAGGGCGTCCAAGATCTCGTCCTCGTCAACCGACCGTGGCCGCAAGACGTGCCCCTCCCCGCCACTCTCTTCAGCGTCAGCACCCTCACCAGCCTCTACATCGGCTTCTGGAAATTGCCGAGCATGGACGTCCTGCGCGGTGCCTCCTTTCCCCACCTTGTCGAGCTCGGCATATGCAGCGTTGAAATGGAGCACGGCGCCGTCGAGTCCCTCGTCGCCAGGAGCCCTGTCCTGGAGATCCTCAACATCGAGGGATGCCGAAGGGAGCTGCGTCTACGCCTCGTCAGCCAGAGCCTACGCTGCGTGCAAATCTGCAGCTCGGTTGTGGAGAACATCACCATGGTAAAGGCTCCATGCCTCGAGCGGCTTATCCTCTCTGACAGAGTTGGTCGTGGTGCCTTCAGAGTCAGGATTGTCAATGCCCCCAAGCTGCACACGTTTGGATTCTTAGAGCCAGGACAGGTCCTAGAGGTTGGGAAAACGGCCATCATG CTCGGGATAGAGGCAAGCACAAGTACCATGCTCACAACCGTGAAAATTCTGAGCTTGAATGTGCGTTTCGGGGTTCGCAGTGACGTCGAGATGGTGCCCACCTTCCTCAGATGTTTTCCCAACGTTGAGAGACTGCACATTATG AGCAAAAGATGCGATCAACCCATTGGTAACCACCTCACCCGCAAGTTCTGGGAGGAGTCTGGTCCCATCGAAAATGTCGTCTCGCGCATCCACACGATGTGCCTCCGCGAGTTCAGAGGGGACACTAGTGAGGTTGGCTTCCTGGAGTTCTTCTTCGGTAGCGCGCGCTCGCTGCGGTCCGCGTTCATTTTGATGGCCAATCCACTTTTCACGCCGTACTCGACCAAGGAGGCGGACGCCAAGGTGAGACACAGCTGCAGAAACATGGTATCTGAGTCCAGCTACCAGTTTGTGGTTGTGAACCAAGGACAACCAGGGGGTGCTCCCTGGAACTTCAAAACCGGGGCGGATTTCTCTTTCCCTGACCCATTTTCGTTCGCCACGGGGGTCTTCCAAGCTTAG
- the LOC119353193 gene encoding uncharacterized protein LOC119353193 — protein MVAPAPPPPPPPKPDQAVGDASVTPPPPPETDTPGQTPPPPPQNKTPAGETVIPPQADTKRQTGTGDVAGMSEKTQAPSQETAAATSAEDHLPAPPPPPPPPEEQKQGGTAKDGKDSATANSPRAEERKPGTSRWTRVRSPVLLLLSLFRLRLGKPSQAIEQPKVEDELAAQKEESEGSKRRRHEAEASLSPAGRKEAPPGEPHQTKRRKSLQRTESVRPPEGVVAAAAGEADANRTPMKKKLKNAFVLVKDTLAWYGRHRSPKNAEKPEEDQSAAPKEKGGEAKPSTSSPPEEEAGTKSKQDDKTEETTKTKEPSTAAQEESKEKARRRWERAEVRLEKILEDACTRLTLAEFRKLPNHKEEPHQQCLLTFSVFPLGEQVKKQAVTYWWSTRFNLLSERAGGADGIFSKLSGGGFLEPIKNGSTRVIYGCRVNPLVHWMAKRLAREKECADLDDPGGPAFSQPKSEVLCLTAGNRARMQKLREEDGLRPRTRPKPSQTMAPPPATQAVGAPSQKLQEDNDSQAQLKPSPSKVPPGGLPSQDQQDETKRDDEMLETAILLIEFERKKVILNIDAHVYRLPEPLLTKLADGLEVLQLGRWGNTDDETYMEVEALESLSAIGKLKNLRYLSVRGLSRLTELPSEVRRLRKLAILDVRGCQNLVKLPSSTVKKLVGLTHLDLTECYMLEHIGRGVAALPELRVFKGFVFGVGKRRRDACRLQHLAKLKKLWKLSVNVTTDANVEQDEMKQLAKLAGLLSLTVTWGERPSILLDSSPKIQKQLQDLLDTWTCLRLPPQLDKLDVRCYPEGKLPLATWLNGNKKLKKLYVRGGEVKELDIPGDNVIETLRLRYLKEFELKWTTDLLPKLNGNTIKCVEVVDKDSKVVKAQTKGKGELNEKEGTEKEKLIPIKKRMKIPVCTVDEHGVWVRDLKEEDAGGQTPGKAEGATGVVKAENGVDDAGKAQKEVKKEEKPSNLKGTQGENEQPAPAKEDNGATDEIKKVDGGDKNHEIVNKENDNKREAKDEEHDPMKKGPQVHEPNVDGNKVQASNENEELKEAVEKQVSPTLAVDQTAVPRSEGDIKKGAVTDKTHKDKISETKEERQDEPRDAKGQDEPPSKQDTENTDEPQTEGEDKGKDDEQPADEDGGGGGGDTTTGDASSSQASKPKEETPATVTPATETTASPPALPLATTTAAPAAVDAKEPGKAGQDDGPGTGAAVENN, from the exons ATGGTCGCCCcagcaccaccaccgccaccgccaccgaaaCCTGACCAGGCCGTCGGCGACGCGTCAGTGACACCCCCTCCACCACCAGAGACAGACACGCCCGGCCAAACACCACCCCCGCCGCCGCAAAACAAAACACCAGCGGGAGAAACGGTCATCCCGCCACAGGCTGACACGAAGAGGCAAACCGGGACCGGCGACGTCGCCGGCATGTCTGAGAAAACACAGGCTCCGTCGCAGGAGACGGCGGCCGCCACCAGTGCCGAGGACCACCTTCctgcaccaccgccgccgccgccgcctcctgaggAGCAGAAGCAAGGCGGTACTGCCAAAGACGGGAAGGACTCTGCCACGGCAAACTCGCCCCGAGCAGAGGAGAGGAAGCCGGGCACAAGTCGCTGGACCCGCGTCCGGTCGCCGGTGCTGTTGCTTCTCTCCCTCTTCCGCCTCCGCCTCGGGAAGCCGAGCCAGGCGATCGAGCAGCCTAAGGTGGAGGACGAGCTGGCCGCACAGAAGGAGGAAAGTGAAGGGAGCAAGCGCCGTCGCCATGAAGCCGAGGCCTCATTGTCGCCGGCGGGGCGGAAGGAGGCGCCGCCCGGGGAACCGCACCAAACCAAGCGCCGCAAGAGCCTGCAGCGCACCGAGAGCGTCCGGCCTCCCGAAGGTGTCGTCGCCGCTGCTGCAGGTGAAGCTGACGCCAACCGAACTCCCATGAAAAAGAAGCTTAAAAATGCGTTCGTGCTCGTGAAGGACACCTTGGCGTGGTACGGCCGGCATCGCTCCCCGAAGAATGCGGAGAAGCCGGAGGAGGACCAGTCGGCGGCGCCGAAGGAGAAAGGCGGAGAGGCCAAGCCGTCGACGTCGTcaccgccggaggaggaggcggggacgAAGTCGAAGCAGGACGACAAAACTGAAGAGACCACCAAAACCAAAGAGCCGTCGACGGCAGCGCAAGAGGAGTCTAAGGAGAAGGCGCGCCGGCGGTGGGAACGGGCGGAGGTGCGTCTGGAGAAGATCCTGGAGGACGCGTGCACGAGGCTGACGCTCGCCGAGTTCAGGAAGCTCCCGAACCACAAGGAGGAGCCGCACCAGCAGTGCCTCCTCACCTTCTCGGTGTTCCCGCTCGGCGAGCAGGTGAAGAAGCAGGCCGTGACGTACTGGTGGTCCACGCGGTTCAACCTTCTGTCGGAGAGGGCGGGAGGCGCGGACGGGATCTTCTCGAAGCTCTCCGGCGGCGGCTTCCTGGAGCCGATCAAGAACGGCAGCACCAGGGTCATCTACGGCTGCCGGGTGAACCCGCTGGTGCACTGGATGGCGAAGCGGCTGGCGAGGGAGAAGGAGTGCGCCGACCTTGACGACCCCGGTGGCCCGGCTTTCAGCCAGCCCAAGTCGGAGGTCCTCTGCCTCACGGCGGGCAACCGTGCCCGGATGCAGAAGCTGCGCGAGGAGGACGGCTTGCGGCCCCGGACCCGGCCCAAGCCCAGCCAAACAATGGCGCCTCCTCCGGCTACGCAAGCAGTCGGGGCCCCATCCCAG AAGCTCCAGGAGGACAATGATTCGCAGGCCCAGTTGAAACCCAGTCCATCAAAGGTGCCTCCAGGTGGGCTCCCATCCCAG GATCAACAAGATGAGACCAAACGGGATGATGAAATGTTGGAGACTGCGATACTACTCATCGAGTTTGAAAGGAAGAAAGTCATCCTCAACATTGATGCACACGTGTACCGACTCCCGGAGCCCTTGCTCACAAAGCTCGCCGACGGCCTGGAGGTGCTGCAGCTCGGCCGGTGGGGGAACACCGACGACGAGACATACATGGAGGTGGAAGCTCTTGAGTCGCTGAGCGCCATCGGCAAGCTGAAGAACCTCCGGTACCTGAGCGTGCGCGGGTTGTCGCGGCTGACGGAGCTCCCAAGTGAGGTCCGGAGGCTCCGGAAGCTGGCCATCTTGGACGTGCGCGGGTGCCAGAACCTGGTCAAGCTGCCGTCGTCCACCGTGAAGAAGCTTGTGGGGCTGACCCACCTGGACCTCACCGAGTGCTACATGCTGGAGCACATCGGGCGGGGGGTCGCCGCCCTGCCGGAGCTGCGCGTGTTCAAGGGCTTCGTGTTCGGCGTCGGCAAGCGGCGGCGCGACGCGTGCAGGCTGCAGCACCTCGCCAAGCTGAAGAAGCTCTGGAAGCTCAGCGTCAACGTCACCACCGACGCCAACGTGGAGCAGGACGAGATGAAGCAGCTCGCGAAGCTCGCCGGGCTCCTGTCGCTCACGGTTACGTGGGGCGAGAGGCCGAGCATATTGCTGGATAGTAGCCCGAAAATTCAGAAGCAGCTGCAAGATCTCCTTGATACCTGGACCTGCCTCCGGCTACCGCCGCAGCTCGATAAGCTGGACGTCCGGTGCTACCCCGAGGGCAAGCTGCCATTGGCGACGTGGCTCAACGGCAACAAGAAACTCAAGAAGCTCTACGTGAGAGGCGGGGAGGTGAAGGAGCTCGACATCCCCGGAGACAACGTCATCGAGACCCTGCGCCTCAGGTACCTCAAAGAGTTCGAGCTGAAATGGACGACTGACCTGCTCCCTAAGTTGAATGGGAACACCATTAAGTGTGTGGAGGTTGTCGATAAGGATTCTAAAGTGGTGAAGGCTCAAACCAAAGGTAAGGGTGAGCTGAATGAGAAGGAGGGGACAGAGAAAGAGAAGCTGATTCCCATTAAGAAGCGGATGAAAATACCGGTGTGTACCGTGGacgaacatggggtgtgggtgagggaTCTCAAGGAAGAAGACGCCGGCGGCCAAACTCCAGGTAAAGCAGAAGGTGCTACCGGCGTTGTCAAAGCTGAAAATGGTGTCGACGATGCTGGCAAAGCGCAAAAAG AAGTGAAAAAGGAAGAGAAGCCAAGCAACCTCAAAGGCAcccaaggagaaaatgagcaaccaGCACCAGCCAAGGAAGACAATGGAGCTACTGATGAGATAAAAAAAGTTGACGGCGGAGATAAGAACCATGAGATTGTTAATAAAGAGAACGACAACAAGAGAGAGGCAAAAGATGAAGAGCACGATCCTATGAAGAAGGGTCCGCAAGTACATGAGCCTAACGTAGATGGGAATAAGGTGCAGGCGAGCAATGAGAACGAGGAACTCAAAGAGGCCGTGGAGAAGCAAGTGTCACCTACTCTCGCTGTCGATCAGACAGCGGTTCCAAGGAGCGAGGGAGATATCAAGAAAGGTGCCGTCACCGATAAGACCCACAAAGACAAAATAAGTG AAACTAAAGAAGAGAGGCAAGACGAACCGAGAGATGCCAAAGGACAAGATGAGCCACCTAGCAAGCAAGACACAGAAAACACCGATGAACCACAAACAG AAGGTGAAGACAAAGGCAAAGACGATGAGCAGCCCGCCGACGaagacggaggcggcggtggcggcgatacAACCACCGGTGATGCGTCGAGCTCGCAGGCGTCGAAGCCTAAAGAGGAGACCCCTGCCACAGTAACCCCAGCTACTGAAACAACCGCTTCTCCCCCAGCATTACCGCTTGCAACTACCACCGCTGCTCCGGCTGCCGTGGACGCCAAGGAACCTGGGAAGGCTGGCCAAGATGATGGACCAGGCACAGGCGCAGCGGTAGAGAATAATTGA